The segment CTCTCCTCTACTATAATTATTATGTCCGCATCTGAGAAGGCTGTATAATCTCCTCTCGCCAGCGATCCAACCAATATAACTGAAAGAGCCCCTTTCTCTAGGGCTTTTTTGGCATATTCCCTAAGCTCATTGATTAACGCTTCATGGTTGAGTTTGAAGAACCTTACCTCTGACGAACCCAATTATTTCACCAGCATATTTTATGGCTCTCTCCGCATCCATCCTCGTGTAGTAGTCTAACGGTGCACCCTCAGGATGGAAGTTTGGGTATCTCGATGGAATATAATGCCTATCAAGCTCCTTAGCCATATCAATTATTTCCGCTGGCGGCTTAAGGTTTTCTGGTAGGTTTTCAAGCATCCTGCTGACCGAGTGCCCCCAAACCTCAACACCAATTGCCTGATACAGTGCTTTAACAGCCTTTTCTGCCGCCTGATGTGATGCAAAGCAGGCCCACTCATAGTCGCCAGCCTCAAGCGACCTCCTAGCATGCTCATAGTCTCTTATAGCCTGCCTAAGCCAGTCCCTAACCCTCGAAACCATTAAGCTAGCCCCAAACAACTATTTCCATTAATTTTGGATTTAAGCTTGCCGCACACATTACTAACATAGCCTCATCTAACCCTCTATGAGAACCGTGTTCCCTCCTTTCCCTAGCATGCCAGTTTATTTATAGAATTTTTAGGAAGCTTTGCCTCTCTAGGATCTTTAGCCTTCTCTTGTTATGAGCTGTATTTCGAAAGGATAGTGTGGTGGGATTCCCCTCTTCTCCATAGCCTCCCATATTTTATCGATGAGCCCAGCCCTCTTTAAGCCGCTTCCCGGCAGATGATCTACAATGATGAGCACATCTATGTCGCTGTCAACCGTTAAATTACCCTCTAGAGCCGAAAAACATATGCTTCAGCCCCCGCAAGAAGGTCTAGAGGTTACTCTAGACCCTTATGAAATTAAACATTTTTTGGGATACCGATTAAAACCCAACCTCAAACGATTTAAATCTAGAAGAAAGTGTTTAATTTCATAAGGGTTTTTATCATATCTGAACCCTCATTTATATCTCCGGTGGCGAATGAGCCGAAGAGAGTCACCATATATGGATTGAGACTTTCAATAATCTTTTTACGTATGCCTCTATCTTTTCAAAATCTCTTCACTTCTCTTCTCTCAATATCGATTCTGCGTAGCTTAAGCATTCCTTAGCGATCTCCCTCGTATAATATTTGTAAGCTGGACTGCTGGGATAAAGGTTAGGGTATCTCGAGCCAAAACCAATTATTAAATGGTGATGTTAATATATATTGATATCTTCGTAAACTGGATGGAATATCCCCATCTCCCTATTTGCGATTATATCATCTCTCCTTACTGGAATCCCGTATCTAACCATTGGAAAGTTTAGGCGTACACATTTAAACCCCATAGCGGTAACAATAGTTGGCCACCGCATCTCACAGAAGCCATATGGCAACCGCATTCCACTCAACCTTTCAAGAACCCTACGTGAAACCATATGTCCAGCAAATAAGCCCCTATAAAGAACTGGTTTCAATCTCCTCTTCTTCAACCACTCTATTAAAGATCTCCTAGCCCCAGGCGGCCTATTATACCACTTCCATGATGCATCAGGTTTCCCGTAATTTACGAATCCAGCATCATAATCCACATATTTATTATATAAGCTCTCTAATGATTTTGTAGCAAACATGTCATGCTCAAAAAATATCAGAAAATCAAAGTCAATATTTTTACCTATTGAAGAGAACCAGTTTAAAATAACGAGATCCAAATTATAGTAGCCCATTGGAGTATAATCGCAGTACAGGCTTAAACCCATCCTTTGCAACAATCTCTGTAATGCTTCAATTTCACGTCTCATACAGAGAGACTCAACTCTTTCATTAATAGTTTTAGAAAGATCATAAACTATCCTAAATTTTAGGAATGTCAGATTCAAAATTCTTGCTTCCCGCAAATTTATTAGTGTTGGAAGGCAGATTCTCTGTCTAATCCCAAATAACGGGACGACAAGCAAATTTGGGTTCATAAGCTTCAACCGTTTAAGTCTATTTAAGGATAGTTGAGTTATCTCATGAAAAGCATAAAGTATAGTGAATTGACCCAAAGACTTCTCCCACCAAACAATAACTGAAAAATAATTCTAAAAATATTTTTAATAATGAAATAAAAGTAGAAAACATTATTACAGCCCAAAGCATTAAGGCGCATCATTTTTAAGAGATTGAATTTTCATTACATGAGCCCCAAACCCAGCGATCAGCATCTTCCCTCACAGGTCCTTTTTAAGAGAAGAACCCCTAAAAATATAGTTTTATTTTATGGTTTTTGTTTATTTAATTTTGTTTCTGCATATTATTTCGCTATGTTTAAATATGTAGATGATTACTTGTGTTGGTAAAAATATGTGTGAGGATAAGTGATTAAAAAGTTGAAGTTTAAGAGTGGATTATTTAGGGCGTTAGCAGCAATACTCCTAGCATTAGCACTTACAATATTATTATTCGCTGGTTTAATTGGGTTTGCCGGGGCTAAGGGCTCCGAACCTGAGCCTAGAATATGGGCTGATAAGAGCGACTACTCTCCAGGCGAGACTGCCACCATTTACGGCGAGGGCTTCACACCAAACACAACAATCGCAATAACCATTCAAAGACCAGACAACAGCGAAGACACACTATGCGCCGAATCTGATAGTAAAGGGGGATTCATAGCAATATATCAGCTGGATGGGATAGAGGGCGAATACACGGTAACAGCAAAAGACAAGTATGGAAGAACTGCTACAACAAAGTTCACGGACTGCAGTAGCGGCGCCATCACCATAGAATTGTATGGTTATACTCTTGAGCCTAATCCAGAATGGACAAAGGGTGTTGTTAAGGGTTATTTAGAGGACCAGCGGATTCCATTCAAAATAGAAGTTAAAAGCAAGAAAAGTGTGTCTTATAATTTAAATGTTACTGTCCACCTCGATTATAATAGCGCTGATTATGGGTATGGATTAGACGCCGTTCAGAATTTTACGATGTGGAGGAATGGCGTAAGCGAGACACCAAATATCGCCGGTCCATCACCGGATGGATGGGAAGATGGAGGAAAGATACAGCAGCTTCAGTTTAGCTGGAGCTTCAATATTAATAAGGATGATGATTGCACGCTTTATTTTGAGGCTCACGTCGCCATCGGCGCCCACAACTATCCAGGAGCAAGGATCCACGTCCACATACATAGTGTAGCATCAAACCCCTCTACGCCAGTAAGCCAAGGAAATAAAGATGTTCCAGTTCAGATTGGCTCCGCAACTATTAGCGGCTATAAGTGGAACGATAAAGATGGAGATGGAATAAAGGATCGGAATGAGCCTACGCTTGGAGGCTGGACAATAAATCTCTATAAATTTGAGGGCAGCTGGGTTCATGTGGAAAGCACGAATACTACAAATAATGGTAGATATTCCTTTAAGGTTTATTGTGCTGGAACATACATGATTAATGAAACAATTAAAAGCGGATGGACGCAGACATTTCCAGGGAACAACTCATACATAATTAATATATTAGGACCGGGCGCATATCCAAATAGAAACTTCGGGAACAAAGAAGGCGTGCCGCCACAGGAATACCCATCAATATCCATTGATAAGTCTGCTAATGCTACTATGGCTCATGTAAGCGACGTAATAAAATACACCTACTACGTAACGAATACAGGAAATGTCAATCTAACAAATATACAGATAACCGATAACCTCACCTCAACGCCGACTTATGTAGGTGGTGATGATGAAGATAGAGTTTTAGAACCTGATGAAACATGGACTTACAACTCAACATATACTGTTAAAGACAGCGACCCAGACCCACTAGTAAATAATGCAACTGTAACTGCGACATATAACAACCAGCAGGTATCGGCATGGGACACTTGGACTGTTGACATTCTCCACCCGGCTATTAGTGTTACGAAGAC is part of the Candidatus Bathyarchaeia archaeon genome and harbors:
- a CDS encoding HEPN domain-containing protein is translated as MVSRVRDWLRQAIRDYEHARRSLEAGDYEWACFASHQAAEKAVKALYQAIGVEVWGHSVSRMLENLPENLKPPAEIIDMAKELDRHYIPSRYPNFHPEGAPLDYYTRMDAERAIKYAGEIIGFVRGKVLQTQP
- a CDS encoding nucleotidyltransferase domain-containing protein, which produces MGSSEVRFFKLNHEALINELREYAKKALEKGALSVILVGSLARGDYTAFSDADIIIIVEESDERPMDRVAKFMETKTSVDVDVRVYTLEEIENMMGCGS